Proteins co-encoded in one Candidatus Thiodictyon syntrophicum genomic window:
- the rnpA gene encoding ribonuclease P protein component, translating into MGDAGQFKRVFAKPQRFDGGGFLVVARANGLGRARLGLAISKRCCSRAVDRNKLKRIARESFRARAQRLPAVDVVMLCAPKAKQLTNPELFSGLDRAWQKVLGKIWVDS; encoded by the coding sequence ATGGGTGACGCCGGGCAGTTCAAGCGCGTCTTCGCTAAGCCACAGCGCTTCGACGGGGGTGGGTTCCTGGTCGTTGCCAGGGCCAATGGGCTGGGACGGGCGCGACTTGGGCTCGCAATTTCAAAGCGGTGTTGTTCCCGAGCGGTCGATCGCAACAAATTGAAGCGAATCGCCCGCGAGAGCTTTCGCGCTCGCGCGCAGCGACTGCCCGCGGTTGACGTCGTGATGCTGTGCGCGCCGAAGGCGAAGCAGCTCACGAATCCGGAGCTGTTTTCAGGTTTGGACCGAGCGTGGCAGAAGGTGTTAGGCAAAATATGGGTCGACTCTTGA
- the yidD gene encoding membrane protein insertion efficiency factor YidD, with protein MGRLLILLIKFYQVVISPLIGPHCRFYPTCSHYTIGAIERHGIFKGLYLGVRRLSRCHPWHPGGLDPVPPKKQ; from the coding sequence ATGGGTCGACTCTTGATTCTACTGATTAAATTCTATCAGGTGGTGATCAGCCCACTGATCGGCCCGCATTGCCGGTTCTACCCGACCTGCTCCCACTACACGATTGGGGCCATTGAGCGCCACGGTATTTTCAAGGGACTCTATCTGGGAGTGCGCCGCCTCTCCAGATGCCATCCCTGGCATCCCGGCGGGCTTGACCCGGTTCCACCTAAAAAGCAGTAA